A window from Moritella yayanosii encodes these proteins:
- a CDS encoding flagellar hook assembly protein FlgD, translating into MNPINNSNRTNPAQTSEVTANSALGLKNEFLQMMVAQIKNQDPLNPLDGAEYVSQLAQFSMVEGIEGLRAGQAGQAEMLYTQQVLQSTALIGTTVLVPSTGIAAKQGEQPSGVIRLDSAADEVTLTVKDLNGKVINTQIWKYPESGDIAFEVPALDEGSYVFDVEVRMGSQVLNGAPLLSREVEKISLPKTGSDIQLSIAGMGSVSLFSISEFGKTIS; encoded by the coding sequence ATGAATCCAATAAATAATAGTAATAGAACGAACCCAGCTCAGACGTCTGAGGTTACAGCCAATAGTGCTTTGGGCTTGAAAAATGAATTTTTACAGATGATGGTTGCGCAAATTAAAAACCAGGACCCGCTTAATCCGCTAGATGGTGCTGAGTATGTCAGCCAACTGGCCCAGTTTTCTATGGTTGAAGGGATTGAGGGGTTACGTGCTGGTCAAGCTGGTCAAGCAGAAATGCTCTACACCCAACAAGTACTACAGAGCACAGCCTTAATTGGTACCACAGTGTTAGTCCCATCTACTGGCATTGCTGCCAAGCAAGGTGAACAACCAAGCGGTGTTATCCGTCTCGATAGTGCGGCTGATGAAGTTACACTGACTGTAAAAGATTTGAACGGTAAGGTTATTAATACACAAATTTGGAAATACCCTGAGTCTGGCGATATTGCATTCGAAGTACCAGCACTAGATGAAGGCAGTTATGTGTTCGATGTTGAAGTTAGAATGGGTAGCCAAGTATTAAATGGCGCACCTCTATTATCAAGAGAAGTTGAAAAAATCAGCTTGCCAAAAACAGGTTCTGATATTCAACTGTCAATTGCAGGTATGGGCAGTGTCTCGCTGTTCTCTATTTCTGAATTTGGTAAAACAATAAGTTAA
- a CDS encoding flagellar hook-basal body complex protein FliE yields the protein MKIEANTQSINLMNKMELMKLQAGNEIAGNPLGTHQAVSFNQTMKMMISDVNQQQLKANGMMSAVDSGRSDDLVGAMVMAKKAQLSFSVLMQVRNKLMTGFDNIMRIPL from the coding sequence ATGAAAATCGAAGCAAATACCCAATCAATTAATTTGATGAATAAAATGGAGCTAATGAAGCTTCAAGCTGGTAATGAAATTGCAGGTAATCCATTAGGTACTCATCAAGCTGTGTCATTTAACCAGACAATGAAAATGATGATCAGTGATGTTAATCAGCAGCAGTTAAAAGCTAATGGCATGATGTCAGCTGTCGATTCAGGCCGTAGTGATGACTTAGTTGGTGCGATGGTCATGGCAAAAAAAGCACAGTTAAGTTTTTCGGTATTAATGCAAGTTAGAAATAAGTTGATGACCGGTTTTGATAATATTATGCGTATACCGTTGTAG
- a CDS encoding FliG C-terminal domain-containing protein produces the protein MSRNDMTTAFSERDKAAVLLLSMGEESAAKILRLMEPEEVKDVSMAMARLSNVSSIDAQQILQQFFEQYTQQSGISRASREYLEKSLDMALGRKLASGMLDSIYGDVMSNDIQRLQWLPADVLARFFRHEHLQMQAVMLAFLSPDTANAVLKHLPLESHDELIYRIANLENISDHVISDLRVTLQLCIDFVAEQSGAKVDGSSQAANILNRYSGDKANLIELVEMHNVDTANAIRDNMFNFMILGRQPLDILQALIEAVPNEVFATALKGADKSIINRIEEALPKRMAEALNAEIQRLGPMPLSKIEVSRKEIMAIARKLFESGELQLQLFEEQVVS, from the coding sequence ATGAGTCGTAATGATATGACTACAGCGTTTAGTGAAAGAGATAAAGCCGCTGTTTTACTGTTAAGCATGGGTGAAGAATCAGCTGCAAAAATATTGCGATTGATGGAACCTGAAGAAGTTAAAGATGTGTCAATGGCAATGGCTCGCCTCAGTAATGTATCAAGTATTGATGCTCAGCAAATTTTACAACAATTTTTTGAACAATATACTCAGCAAAGTGGAATAAGTAGAGCATCTCGCGAATATCTTGAGAAATCATTAGATATGGCGCTTGGACGAAAACTGGCTAGTGGCATGTTAGATTCCATTTATGGTGATGTAATGTCGAATGATATTCAGCGCTTACAGTGGTTACCAGCGGATGTTTTAGCACGTTTTTTCCGTCATGAACACTTGCAAATGCAAGCGGTTATGTTGGCATTTTTATCACCTGATACAGCCAATGCGGTGCTAAAACATTTACCCTTAGAGTCTCATGATGAATTGATCTATCGTATCGCTAATTTAGAAAACATCAGTGATCATGTAATCAGTGATTTAAGAGTCACACTACAACTTTGTATTGATTTTGTTGCTGAACAGTCGGGTGCTAAAGTTGATGGCAGCAGTCAAGCGGCGAATATCCTTAATCGTTATAGTGGCGATAAAGCTAACTTAATTGAATTAGTTGAGATGCATAACGTTGATACAGCGAATGCGATTAGAGATAACATGTTCAACTTTATGATTCTTGGACGACAGCCATTAGATATTCTGCAAGCGCTTATTGAAGCCGTTCCTAATGAGGTTTTCGCCACAGCGTTGAAAGGTGCGGATAAATCAATTATCAATAGAATTGAAGAAGCATTGCCAAAACGTATGGCTGAAGCGCTTAATGCTGAAATTCAACGTTTGGGTCCTATGCCGTTGAGTAAAATAGAAGTTTCACGCAAAGAGATTATGGCTATCGCCCGTAAGCTCTTTGAAAGTGGTGAGTTACAGTTACAATTATTCGAAGAACAAGTGGTTAGCTAA
- the fliF gene encoding flagellar basal-body MS-ring/collar protein FliF: MEILSQERGLIKSPGAGNGNVIKNMRSGLKLTRDKLYRFRSLFLIGLLSSLIAAAIVASLWTAEQYVPIYGKQEMYDKANILELLEQQKADFQLDTESGQILVAKSQLAQLRMALAALGVKKNIPMGMGGLEGKMGLGTSQFMESKSYRFALEGELALSIITIDAVRNARVHLALPERTLFIGRDEASASASVMLDLQPGRELSQGQVTAIINLVASSVINMKPDNISVVDQAGRLLTLSGSQSSNRGQVATQLVTFKHDLEARLISRISDLLYPLVGAENFRIQLTADLDFNEVEETIETVSPETVLTKENIREQVSGDVNAVGIPGSLSNLPPIKKVAKKGEETASSEAALSMITKRNDYSKEYAVGRSVMHKKYEFGRINNLSVSVILNNKIATGKEGWSDQELAKISITIKNAIGIVASRGDQLNISGYDFIAVPEITFEALPWWQMDVIQAYLRYIVITILGLALIIFVIRPLIKHFVSQSRPTENAALASTEQTSDAKTNSLSTDIKPDELSKASKLVNMTELTSVEIPALPAPGSEFSVQLNHLQILADKEAVRVAEVLKGWVKSNGGSQNES, encoded by the coding sequence GTGGAAATTTTATCTCAAGAAAGAGGTCTTATCAAAAGCCCAGGTGCAGGTAATGGAAACGTGATAAAGAACATGCGATCAGGGTTGAAACTAACCCGCGACAAACTTTATCGATTTAGGTCTTTATTTTTAATCGGGTTGCTATCGAGCCTTATTGCTGCTGCTATTGTGGCCTCGTTATGGACTGCTGAGCAGTATGTTCCCATATATGGGAAACAAGAAATGTATGATAAAGCCAATATCCTTGAGCTGTTAGAGCAACAAAAAGCTGATTTTCAGTTAGATACCGAGTCGGGACAAATTTTAGTCGCGAAGAGTCAACTAGCTCAATTACGCATGGCGTTGGCTGCGCTGGGTGTCAAAAAGAACATCCCGATGGGGATGGGGGGTCTTGAAGGTAAAATGGGACTGGGCACTAGTCAGTTTATGGAGTCTAAAAGCTATCGTTTTGCACTTGAGGGCGAGTTAGCATTATCGATTATCACTATCGATGCTGTTCGTAATGCGCGTGTACATTTGGCGTTACCTGAGCGCACACTGTTTATTGGACGTGATGAGGCTTCGGCTTCGGCGTCGGTCATGCTTGATTTGCAACCCGGTCGAGAACTTTCTCAAGGGCAAGTTACCGCGATCATTAATTTAGTCGCGAGCAGTGTCATAAATATGAAGCCCGATAATATTTCAGTGGTCGATCAGGCGGGTAGATTATTAACCTTATCCGGTAGTCAGTCGAGTAATCGCGGCCAAGTGGCCACGCAACTGGTTACATTTAAACATGATCTCGAAGCACGGTTAATTAGTCGAATAAGTGATCTGTTATACCCACTTGTTGGTGCTGAAAATTTTAGAATACAACTAACCGCAGATTTAGATTTCAATGAAGTCGAAGAGACGATAGAGACGGTGAGCCCTGAAACTGTATTAACAAAGGAAAATATACGTGAACAAGTTTCTGGCGATGTCAATGCTGTTGGTATTCCAGGTTCGTTATCAAATTTACCACCAATCAAAAAAGTGGCAAAGAAAGGTGAAGAAACAGCATCGAGTGAAGCGGCATTATCGATGATAACTAAGCGTAATGATTACAGCAAAGAATATGCTGTTGGTCGCTCTGTGATGCATAAAAAATATGAATTTGGTCGTATTAATAACTTGAGTGTTTCTGTTATTTTGAATAATAAAATAGCAACGGGTAAAGAAGGTTGGAGTGATCAAGAGTTAGCTAAAATATCTATCACGATAAAAAATGCTATTGGTATCGTTGCTAGTCGTGGCGATCAGTTAAATATTTCTGGTTATGATTTTATCGCTGTTCCTGAAATAACGTTTGAAGCGTTACCTTGGTGGCAGATGGATGTAATACAAGCGTACTTGCGCTATATCGTTATTACAATCCTCGGCTTAGCGTTAATTATATTTGTAATCAGACCGTTAATTAAACACTTTGTTAGTCAATCACGACCAACAGAAAATGCTGCGCTTGCGTCGACAGAACAAACAAGTGACGCTAAAACGAATAGCTTAAGCACTGATATTAAGCCAGATGAGCTCAGTAAGGCAAGTAAGCTGGTCAATATGACTGAGTTGACATCAGTTGAAATACCCGCTTTACCAGCCCCAGGAAGTGAGTTTAGTGTGCAATTAAATCACCTACAAATTTTAGCAGATAAAGAAGCTGTTCGTGTTGCGGAAGTATTGAAAGGCTGGGTTAAGTCTAACGGAGGGAGTCAGAATGAGTCGTAA
- a CDS encoding flagella synthesis protein FlgN codes for MSQVRQFIIALISGLKADIKNYSRFHELLHKQHNLMQQHNSEALITLNQDHSILIETISKHAIRRKQLMCHIGVTADNAGMEKILAALDAQSGPQVAILWDKLKQLTHHCHDQNEVNGQLLALQFELLNKVLHIQPQDEYSPNTAGEY; via the coding sequence ATGAGTCAAGTTCGTCAATTTATCATCGCTTTAATTTCAGGCCTAAAGGCAGATATTAAAAATTACTCACGATTCCATGAATTACTGCACAAACAGCACAACCTGATGCAGCAACATAACAGTGAAGCACTCATCACGTTAAATCAAGATCATAGTATATTAATAGAAACAATTAGTAAGCACGCTATACGCCGTAAACAACTTATGTGTCATATTGGTGTTACTGCTGATAATGCGGGTATGGAAAAAATACTGGCCGCACTCGATGCGCAATCTGGCCCTCAAGTCGCCATATTATGGGATAAATTAAAGCAGCTAACTCACCACTGCCACGACCAGAATGAAGTGAATGGTCAATTACTCGCATTACAATTCGAACTATTAAATAAAGTCTTACATATTCAACCGCAAGATGAGTATTCACCCAATACCGCCGGTGAATACTAA
- the flgC gene encoding flagellar basal body rod protein FlgC translates to MSFNNIYEIAGSGMRSQILRLNTVASNLANVNSAASSEKEAYHALKPIFATVYQTSQETLEVTGASVNMLGVTQSQQAIERRYEPEHTLANNDGYVFYSNVNAVAEMADMMSASRSFESSAEVMRRVNSMQQSLLRLGQG, encoded by the coding sequence ATGTCATTTAATAATATCTATGAAATTGCTGGCAGTGGTATGCGAAGCCAGATATTACGTTTGAATACAGTCGCCTCAAATTTAGCGAATGTGAACTCAGCAGCAAGCAGCGAAAAAGAAGCATATCATGCGTTGAAGCCGATCTTTGCGACTGTTTATCAAACGAGTCAAGAAACTTTAGAGGTGACGGGAGCAAGCGTTAATATGCTTGGTGTTACTCAATCACAACAAGCTATTGAACGTCGATATGAGCCTGAGCATACACTCGCAAATAACGATGGTTACGTTTTTTATTCTAATGTGAATGCGGTGGCTGAAATGGCTGACATGATGTCGGCATCTCGTAGTTTTGAGAGTTCAGCTGAGGTCATGCGCCGTGTCAATAGCATGCAACAAAGTCTATTAAGACTTGGGCAAGGATAG
- a CDS encoding flagellar FliJ family protein translates to MLNRLIGIEQKKLDALSAQRVQFNEQLQRKKYQISQLATYQQALTANNGDSQVLHLQNMQSMRNQVDGLIDNQQFEIDLHEADLLRQNTLISQKIGQVKGFESVLRRRESKAQLAQDIAEQFQNDELAIQVFLRNRD, encoded by the coding sequence ATGCTAAATAGATTAATTGGTATAGAACAAAAAAAACTAGATGCATTATCGGCGCAGCGAGTACAGTTTAATGAACAACTGCAGCGCAAAAAATATCAAATATCTCAATTAGCGACTTACCAGCAAGCCTTAACTGCAAATAATGGCGATAGCCAAGTATTGCATTTACAAAATATGCAGTCGATGCGAAATCAAGTTGACGGTTTGATTGATAACCAACAGTTTGAAATTGATCTACATGAAGCGGACCTATTACGCCAGAACACGCTTATCAGCCAGAAAATTGGGCAGGTTAAAGGTTTTGAATCCGTGCTCAGGAGGCGTGAATCTAAGGCGCAGTTAGCACAAGATATAGCTGAACAATTTCAAAATGATGAACTAGCTATACAGGTTTTTTTACGGAATCGAGATTAA
- a CDS encoding flagellar basal body rod protein FlgF translates to MKLLYTALSGAEQSQTAMNIRANNLANVNTNGFKADIARAVAYKIEGAGYATRYLSQSTASGTNFAAGELEKTGRSLDIAIQGEGYIAVQTPGGAEAYTRAGSMTLDSEGRAFINGNAVVADGAQLTFPEYQSIEIGSDGTVTAITLGGAQVQVGLIKLIKPEAGSMVKGQDGLLHLKAGAVGNRAEDVALVSGFLEGSNVNAVTELVASMMVNRQFELQIKMMKTADTLAQKGNQLISG, encoded by the coding sequence ATGAAACTACTCTATACCGCTTTATCGGGTGCCGAGCAAAGCCAAACGGCAATGAACATTCGTGCTAATAATCTGGCGAATGTGAATACCAACGGCTTTAAAGCTGATATTGCTCGCGCTGTCGCTTACAAGATCGAAGGCGCGGGTTATGCAACCCGTTATCTCAGTCAAAGTACAGCGTCAGGTACTAATTTTGCTGCTGGTGAGCTAGAAAAAACCGGCCGTAGCTTAGATATCGCAATTCAAGGCGAAGGTTATATTGCAGTGCAAACGCCGGGTGGGGCTGAAGCATATACTCGGGCTGGCAGCATGACATTAGACAGTGAAGGCCGTGCTTTCATTAATGGTAACGCTGTGGTTGCTGATGGTGCGCAACTTACTTTCCCTGAATACCAAAGTATCGAAATTGGCAGTGATGGGACTGTGACTGCCATTACTTTAGGTGGTGCACAGGTTCAAGTTGGCCTAATAAAGCTGATTAAACCTGAAGCGGGCAGCATGGTGAAAGGGCAGGACGGCTTGTTGCATTTAAAGGCGGGCGCGGTAGGAAATCGAGCTGAAGATGTCGCATTAGTGTCAGGGTTTCTGGAAGGTTCTAATGTGAATGCGGTGACCGAGTTGGTTGCATCAATGATGGTTAATCGCCAGTTTGAACTGCAAATTAAGATGATGAAAACGGCTGATACATTGGCTCAAAAAGGCAATCAACTGATCAGCGGTTGA
- the flgE gene encoding flagellar hook protein FlgE — translation MSYSIGLSGLRSTNEQLNVISQNIANVNTSGFKSGRAEFSAVYSGGSAGGVEVAAISSNFDRDGDVVNTGRAMDLAISGRGFFVLNNGGETSYTRAGSFVRNASNYIETSSGARLQGYPVDANGALLSGVISDLKVGTGTLPAKASSSVEFAANLKADAPVPASAFDPANIKPDMYNYSQSGKVYDSLGTEHVLTQYFVKSAAPATNEWTAHYFIDGKPAGTTATQTLTFDTSGNITSPTGSVTVSQAITGAEPLSIKISMTNMSQNAASFSLSRNETNGYGAGDLKTIRIDDDGSLYGVYTNGQDKLQGKVILANFANPNGLRQGDNTTWGQSFASGAPTVGLPGSGTLGSLTSGAYEGSNVDLTGELVSLMTAQRNYQANSKTISAAEKMTQVLFNAF, via the coding sequence ATGTCTTATAGTATCGGTTTGTCAGGGCTTCGTTCTACTAATGAGCAGTTGAATGTTATTTCGCAAAATATTGCCAATGTAAATACCTCGGGTTTTAAATCAGGTCGTGCAGAGTTCTCTGCTGTTTACAGTGGTGGTTCTGCTGGCGGTGTGGAAGTTGCTGCGATTTCAAGTAACTTTGATCGCGATGGCGATGTCGTTAATACTGGCCGTGCAATGGATCTTGCGATCTCTGGTCGTGGTTTCTTTGTATTAAATAATGGCGGTGAAACATCTTATACGCGTGCAGGCTCGTTTGTTCGTAATGCGAGCAATTATATTGAAACCAGTAGTGGTGCGCGTTTACAAGGTTATCCTGTGGATGCCAATGGCGCACTGTTAAGCGGTGTTATTTCGGATCTAAAGGTCGGCACCGGTACATTACCCGCGAAAGCATCGTCGAGTGTTGAATTTGCCGCTAACTTAAAAGCGGATGCGCCAGTACCTGCTAGCGCATTTGACCCTGCCAATATCAAGCCTGATATGTATAACTATTCGCAATCAGGTAAAGTTTACGACTCACTTGGTACTGAGCATGTGTTAACCCAGTATTTTGTAAAGTCGGCGGCCCCTGCGACAAATGAGTGGACTGCACATTACTTTATCGATGGCAAACCAGCGGGTACAACTGCAACGCAGACTTTAACCTTTGACACCAGTGGTAATATCACGTCGCCGACGGGGTCTGTTACGGTTTCTCAGGCCATCACGGGAGCTGAGCCTTTAAGTATCAAAATATCAATGACTAATATGAGTCAGAATGCAGCAAGTTTCAGTTTGAGTCGTAATGAAACGAACGGATATGGCGCTGGCGATCTGAAAACAATTCGTATTGATGATGATGGTTCTCTGTACGGTGTTTACACTAATGGTCAAGATAAGTTACAAGGCAAAGTAATTTTGGCTAATTTTGCTAATCCAAATGGCTTACGTCAAGGTGATAATACCACATGGGGTCAAAGCTTTGCGTCGGGTGCACCAACTGTAGGCTTACCAGGTAGTGGTACGCTGGGTTCATTAACCTCGGGTGCTTATGAAGGTTCTAACGTAGACCTGACTGGTGAACTCGTTAGTTTGATGACCGCACAGCGTAACTATCAAGCTAACTCTAAAACTATTTCAGCCGCTGAAAAAATGACGCAAGTGTTATTTAACGCATTTTAA
- a CDS encoding FliH/SctL family protein: MNSAQIIKANNISYRRHVFPPYRVGGGATLGAVDDISPNVEQEFQQGLEEGHKEGVERGLQQGLVDGRQEGYNTGLMQGIAEGQIKGAQLFKDAITQLSTVQKKVDELAKHKLVVQQELIADLVGQVSRQVIRAELTLNPKQVLNLVEEAIQVFADDIDKVRIFLNVDDKKRLKDLGILDLNGWALEVDEELAVGDSYIKSSDKEISVDTEERFQQCMESMNQSMTDAN; encoded by the coding sequence ATGAACTCAGCTCAAATTATTAAAGCCAATAACATCAGTTATCGACGGCATGTATTTCCGCCATATCGTGTTGGTGGCGGTGCGACCCTCGGCGCTGTGGATGACATATCACCTAATGTGGAGCAAGAATTTCAGCAGGGCTTGGAAGAAGGACATAAGGAAGGTGTTGAGCGTGGCTTGCAGCAAGGTTTAGTTGATGGTCGTCAAGAAGGGTATAATACGGGTCTTATGCAAGGTATTGCGGAAGGCCAAATTAAAGGCGCGCAGTTATTTAAAGATGCCATTACTCAGCTTTCAACAGTGCAGAAAAAAGTCGATGAATTAGCTAAGCATAAGCTCGTTGTTCAACAAGAACTGATTGCCGATTTAGTCGGACAAGTATCTCGCCAAGTTATTCGTGCCGAACTGACGTTAAACCCTAAGCAAGTGTTAAATCTTGTTGAAGAAGCAATCCAAGTGTTTGCCGATGATATTGACAAAGTACGTATCTTTTTAAATGTAGATGATAAAAAACGCCTTAAAGACCTCGGTATCTTAGACTTGAATGGTTGGGCACTGGAAGTTGATGAGGAATTAGCTGTCGGAGATAGCTATATTAAGAGTTCAGATAAGGAGATTTCAGTTGATACCGAAGAACGTTTTCAGCAGTGTATGGAATCTATGAATCAGTCAATGACAGACGCTAACTAG
- the flgB gene encoding flagellar basal body rod protein FlgB — translation MAINFDKALGIHPYALQARVQRSEILAGNLANVDTPGYLARDYDFKSVLINLETQLNQSTGGRLPELEMHSLYRVPFQASKDGNTAELGIEQAKFNNNAMNFQSSLTFLNMRIQGLQKVIDGR, via the coding sequence ATGGCAATAAATTTTGATAAAGCACTGGGAATTCATCCTTACGCTTTACAAGCGCGCGTTCAACGCAGTGAGATTTTAGCTGGTAACTTAGCCAATGTTGATACTCCGGGTTATCTGGCCCGCGATTATGATTTCAAGTCAGTGCTGATAAATTTAGAAACACAATTAAATCAATCAACAGGCGGTAGATTACCAGAATTAGAAATGCATAGTCTATATCGTGTGCCATTTCAAGCTTCAAAAGACGGTAATACTGCTGAGTTAGGTATCGAACAAGCAAAATTTAATAACAATGCGATGAACTTCCAAAGTAGTTTAACGTTCTTAAATATGCGTATTCAAGGACTTCAAAAAGTAATCGATGGACGCTAA
- the flgA gene encoding flagellar basal body P-ring formation chaperone FlgA, translating into MTYNVNRQKREVGTEVQLPLRKLLILTILWSLSNSVSAHLFKQQVEQDIKHYSQQQNWLNYDAEVLIWLPNKANHLPACKDTVQYQRTTPNNAPIGRVNYLISCTQPSWKVRAHAKVKIGLEVWHAKTDINPNQILKKQHIQLQRGVISRHTQRFITSSQQLVNQRAKRRIRSGKIILPSQLQQRLLVERKDEVIIRAGSGGFVVSMKGKALQNGQLGDKIYIKNLSSGKKIQAKIIASGVVETLF; encoded by the coding sequence ATGACTTACAATGTAAATAGACAAAAAAGGGAAGTAGGAACGGAAGTGCAACTTCCCCTAAGGAAGTTACTGATATTAACTATTCTGTGGTCACTGAGTAACAGCGTGTCTGCGCATTTATTTAAGCAACAGGTTGAACAAGATATTAAACACTATAGCCAGCAACAAAACTGGCTAAATTATGATGCTGAGGTCCTCATCTGGCTACCGAATAAAGCAAATCACTTGCCTGCCTGTAAAGACACAGTGCAATATCAACGGACAACACCAAATAATGCACCGATTGGTCGAGTCAATTATTTAATATCTTGTACACAGCCAAGCTGGAAGGTCCGCGCGCATGCTAAAGTAAAAATAGGCTTAGAAGTGTGGCATGCTAAAACAGACATTAACCCCAATCAGATACTAAAAAAACAACATATTCAGTTACAACGGGGAGTAATAAGCCGTCACACCCAGCGTTTTATCACCAGCTCACAACAATTAGTCAATCAACGAGCTAAACGCCGAATTAGGTCAGGTAAAATAATCTTACCAAGTCAATTACAGCAACGTCTGTTAGTCGAGCGTAAGGATGAAGTCATAATCAGGGCCGGTTCAGGCGGTTTTGTAGTATCAATGAAAGGAAAAGCCCTGCAGAATGGTCAATTAGGTGATAAAATCTATATTAAGAACTTGTCATCAGGGAAAAAAATTCAGGCTAAAATCATTGCATCAGGCGTTGTTGAAACTTTATTTTAG
- a CDS encoding FliI/YscN family ATPase → MNEALKERLIQAVESIDAGAVAKVYGRLVRINGLTLEVTGCRLFIGQRCFIETLNNGSLVAEVVGFNRDISYLMPLQHAVGLFSGARVSPQSGIEKIVVGEQLLGRVVDGLLQPLDGLPAITGESIPLFSLPNNPLSRQPISEPIDVGIRCINAVLTPGKGQRLGLFAGSGVGKSVLLGMMTRYTEADIIIVGLIGERGREVREFIEHSLGEEGLKRAIVVAAPADSTALMRLRAAQVCHRLAEHFRDQGKHVLLLMDSLTRYAQAQREIGLAMGEPPVTKGYPPSVFSLLTQLVERAGNGLGSGSMTAIYTVLVEGDNQQEPIADAARAILDGHIVLSRDLAEQGHYPAIDISASISRVMPQVVTKDYLAHALKLKKLYSSYQQIKELIPLGGYQPGKDIQVDYAVQKFPAIAAFLQQGLDEKSGLSDSMNQLIDLMDNEHAK, encoded by the coding sequence ATGAATGAAGCCTTAAAAGAGCGGTTGATTCAGGCGGTGGAAAGTATTGATGCCGGTGCTGTCGCAAAAGTTTATGGGCGACTTGTGCGTATTAATGGTTTGACACTCGAAGTGACGGGTTGTCGACTTTTTATCGGTCAGCGTTGCTTTATTGAAACGCTAAACAATGGCAGTTTAGTTGCTGAAGTGGTTGGTTTCAACAGAGATATTAGTTATTTAATGCCACTTCAACATGCCGTGGGCTTGTTTTCGGGTGCGAGGGTTTCACCACAAAGTGGTATTGAAAAAATTGTTGTTGGCGAACAATTATTAGGCCGGGTTGTTGATGGACTACTGCAACCGCTTGATGGCCTGCCAGCCATTACTGGTGAGTCGATCCCCCTCTTTTCTTTGCCAAATAACCCACTTAGTCGTCAACCTATATCTGAACCCATTGATGTCGGCATTCGCTGTATTAACGCGGTGTTAACACCCGGTAAAGGGCAGCGTTTAGGTCTTTTTGCCGGCTCAGGTGTCGGGAAAAGTGTGTTATTAGGCATGATGACTCGTTATACCGAAGCTGACATTATTATTGTTGGGCTTATTGGTGAACGCGGTCGGGAAGTACGTGAATTTATAGAACATAGTTTAGGTGAGGAAGGCCTAAAACGCGCGATTGTTGTTGCAGCTCCAGCGGATTCTACCGCTCTGATGCGCTTGCGTGCGGCACAAGTTTGTCATCGTTTAGCTGAGCATTTCCGTGATCAAGGTAAGCACGTTTTATTATTAATGGATTCTTTGACCCGCTATGCGCAAGCGCAGCGTGAGATTGGTTTAGCGATGGGAGAGCCTCCGGTAACGAAAGGTTATCCGCCTTCCGTATTCAGTCTACTCACCCAATTAGTTGAACGCGCAGGTAATGGACTTGGTAGTGGTAGCATGACTGCTATCTATACTGTACTGGTCGAAGGCGATAACCAGCAAGAACCTATTGCTGATGCCGCTCGCGCTATTTTAGATGGTCATATCGTGCTTAGCCGTGATCTCGCTGAACAAGGACATTATCCGGCCATTGATATTAGTGCATCGATTAGTCGTGTTATGCCGCAAGTAGTGACAAAAGATTATCTCGCGCATGCGCTCAAACTAAAAAAACTATACAGCAGTTATCAACAAATAAAAGAACTGATCCCGTTAGGTGGTTATCAACCCGGCAAGGATATACAAGTAGATTATGCTGTACAGAAGTTTCCTGCGATTGCTGCATTTTTACAGCAGGGCCTCGATGAGAAAAGTGGGCTAAGCGATAGTATGAATCAATTGATAGATCTGATGGATAATGAGCATGCTAAATAG
- a CDS encoding flagellar biosynthesis anti-sigma factor FlgM → MKITNSINGHAMAKAVSSATKVTTDTAVQGLKQTTEVNRKADNFVNISNKLAPTSDIDMDKVNRISALLREGKLSLDLDILTDSIIEMHRR, encoded by the coding sequence ATGAAAATAACCAATAGCATTAATGGTCACGCAATGGCTAAAGCCGTATCAAGCGCAACTAAAGTAACCACTGATACTGCAGTTCAAGGTTTGAAACAAACCACTGAAGTGAATCGAAAAGCCGATAACTTTGTTAATATCAGCAATAAGTTAGCACCGACTTCGGATATAGACATGGATAAAGTGAACCGCATTTCGGCACTACTTAGAGAAGGTAAACTAAGCTTAGATTTAGACATACTGACTGATAGTATTATTGAGATGCACCGTCGATGA